GGACACAGGTGACAGGCCCCCCTAGTGCCCTGTAGGTCTGAGGGGATGCAGGGTGGGAGCCCAAGGCCCCCCACCTGCaactcagccctgggccctgccgGGCACCCCAAGGGGGCTGGTAAAGAGAAATGCCTGTAACAGGGGAGGGGGGAGACCTCAAGGCCTCCAGCCCCTGAGTCTGTGGGACCCTGCCCCGCAGAAGAGCTGCCCGACTGGGAGGTAGGGGTCCCATGGCCCAGCCAACAGCCCTTTCCTCTTCTCCACAGCACCCTGCCAGACTCTCCCCCAGACTCAGGCTCCGAGGCCTACTCCCCCCAGCAGGTGAATGGTGAGTCCAGCGGGCACCGCCCTCCCCCTCTGGGGTTTGGGCAAGTGGTTGGGGCGGCCTTATCGGGAGGGAGGGAGcgagccgggggtgggggtggggggccagcGGCCGCCCAACAGGCCCAGATTATCGCTGGTCAAATACTCCCTGGCGCTGGCTATTGTTTCCCCGTGGGCGGGTGGGGAGCCGGCCGGCCTCTGAGCAAGTGTCCCTGCCGGTGATGCcacccgcctgcccgcctgcgcCATCATGGACGCACCCTTCGGCGGTGAGTGGATGGCTGGGGGAGGCAGCCTGGGTGCAGCTGGCTGGGCCCACCGCGCCTCGGGGGGTGCTCAGGGGTGCCGTGGCCCCCAGGTGGCCAAGAGCAGAAGGATGGCAGGCAGCCGTCTCCCCACGGCCCAGAGAGGGGTCAAGAGTTCTGTTTATCTTACCAGAAACATCTCTGGAATGCCTCCTGGGGAACAAAGGGAGCTGGGGCTTCCCCCCCTCAGGCTGGGGGGCTGGCCCCTGGGAGCCCGGTAGAGGGGCTGCCGGTGGGAGGAGggccccccccaccccgcgccGTAGGACTGCACTGGGGGGGTCCCAGGAGACTCCTTCCTGAAGTCCAGAGGAGGAGCAGGCCTGCGAGGGGCTTGGGAGAGAGCCTTGGGACCCGGGTCCTCCCCAGGGAGCTGGGCCAGGCTCGGCCCAGGGAAGGAGTGGGCTTGGATGGAGTGAAAGGCTGCCTACCCCCTGGACAGGGTCTGGCCTTCCCGCCCAGGCCTGCAGTGGGATTGGGCTGCCCAGCCTCCTCCCATGTGGGATGGGTGGGAGGGCAGCCCCCAGGCTGGGCTCAGGAGTGGGTGGGTATGAGGAGACCCTGCCCCAGGGAGAGCTGGTGCCTGGAAACCTAATGTCCACCCCGCCTCCCCATCTCTCCCACAGACCCCCATCTCCTGCGCACCATTACCCCCGAGACCCTGTGCCATGTGGGGGTGCCCTCCCGCCTGGAGCAcccgcccccacctccagcccaccTGCCAggccccccaccgcccccgccgcccccaccgCACTACCCCGTCCTGCAGCGGGACCTGTACATGAAGGCCGAGCCTCCGATGCCCCCCTATGCTGCCATGGGGCAGGGGCTGGTGCCCACCGACCTCCACCATGGCCAGCAGTCCCAGATGCTCCACCAGCTGCTCCAGCAACACGGAGCTGAGTAAGAGCTGGGCAGCTTCCTCGGGGGTGGGGAGATgggctggtgggggcagggggtttTGCTCAGGGCAGCACCTACAGGACAGAGACAGAGGTAGGTGCAGGGATGAACCCAGGAAGGGCAGAAGGCTCTGACCCCCCAGAGATGGGGATCagtgaatgtatatgtatatgcctaGCAAAGCCTAGGGGATTTACAGCCAAGGCCAAATGCTCACCATTAACTTATTTGATGAGCATGGCCATCCCTGTTGCccagataggaaaactgaggcttggttGGGGCAGGGGGGATGCTTGCCCAGGTCACGGAGGTAGGAAGGGGCAGAGCCACAGCCTGAACCTGGGCCGGTGCTCTTACCCACATAGCGGTGACTTTCTAACCACCACGGAGTCCTCAGTTTTCTGAGGAGGTTCTAGGTGTAGACCCAGAACTACTTCCACTCTGACTCCAGCTGCAGAATTATCTTTTTATCAGTTTTGGACATTGGAGATTCCGTGAAAGATTTCATTCAAGGAAAGATTCCACTGGCAAAGCTTTTTgtaaaccagaagggaaaggggtGCTGTGTAGCCCCCCCAAATCGTCAGCCCCTTTTCCAGGAACCTCTCCCAGCCTTGGTGGTCCAAGCCCTCTGGCTTGTTTCTGGAGGCTGCTCTCCAAAGAGCCCTCCCTATAACGGGTGATGCTGAGAATGACCCCACAGGGAAGGGATAGACTCATTCATTCCACCAACGATTTTGAGCACTTGGTGCACCAGGCCAGTTGCCGGGTGTGATGGGGACACACGGACGAGTCAGGTGTGGCCCTGACCTCCTGGATTCCAcagcctggggggcagggaggagggacagaCACAGAATGATAGCGCAGCATGATGGGAGAGCACAGAGGAGGTAAAGACGCAGGCTTCCTGCAGGAGGTGTCCACTGGGCTGGGTGTATCGTGCTGGAACAGGGCAGAGAGGGGAGCCAGGGTACTGCCCAGTGGGACAGGTCGGGGGGGGCACTGGTCCCCATGATGCACACCTGTATCCCCCAGGCTCCCCCCACATCCCTCCAAGAAGAGGAAGCACTCGGAATCACCTCCCAACACCCTCAACGCCCAGATGCTGAACGGAATGATCAAACAGGAGCCTGGGACTGTGACGGCCCTGCCACCGCACCCAGCGCGagccccttccccaccctggCCTCCCCAGGGCCCGCTCTCACCCGGGCCTAACTCCCTGCCCCTCAGCATCGCCCGGGTCCAGACGCCCCCTTGGCATCCACCAGGTGCCCCCTCACCAGGTACACGGCTGGCCTGCTCAGGCTTTTGAGTTgggggggtggggcctggggctcAGGGACAATGGCCGTTCCCTctctccaggtctcctgcaggacAGTGACAGCCTCAGCGGCTCCTACCTAGACCCCAACTACCAGTCCATCAAGTGGCAACCGCATCAGCAGAACAAATGGGCGACACTGTACGACGCTAACTACAAGGAGCTGTGAGTGCTTCGTGCCCCTTCCCtcggtaaacaatccgcctgccaatgcaggagacccgggttccatccctggatcgggaagatcccctggagaaggaaatgacaactcactctggtatccttgcctagaaaatcccatggacagaggagcctcacgggctaccaaccatggggttgcaaaagagttggacacgacttagcgactaaaccaccaccaccaccaccaccaaccatTCCTCCTGGTCATGCCATCTGGGCAACCCCAGCCCTGGCTTCAGGATCCTAGAGCAGGGCTGGAAGCACCCTAGGAACAAGATAGTCCCCTTTCACAGAAGAGCAGACGGGCTCAGGGCAGAGCTAGGACTGCCACTCAGGGCTCCTGATTCCTGAGCCCGCCCGAGGCCTCCTTAAGAAGGTGGTGTCGGCCAAGGAGGGGCCGGTGAGGGCGAGTCTGGCAGCAGTGGGTGGAGAGGGGTGTTTTCtggctcctcctccccctcccccctcctcctgcaTTCCAGGAAGGTAGCCGGAAGCTGAGTGTCAGGGAGGCCCTTCCAGCAAGCCCCCTCCCTGCAGGGGAGGGACCAGTGGGTGGGGGAGGACTGGTCAGAGGCTGCCCCAGCATTCCTAGCTCTGCTCCAGCACCCACCCATGCGGATTCAGCTTCCTGGGACCCGGCCAGGAGCACTCTGGGACCACTCCCCTCACTCCCACGGAAGGCCAACAAGGGCTGAGAGCATGGCTCACCATCAGCTCACTTTGGACTTGCTGGGACTGGGCAGGGTGTCTGGGACTTGCCTTCTCACAGCTAGTCCAGCCTCCTGGAGTTGGGGGTCCCTGGCTTTGTGGGGTTGTTGGCGTGAAGCCCTCAGGGCTGGGGCAAGGAGCTGTCCAACCAATGTAGTGGCTAAAGGATCCTTTGAGACCCTATCTGGGTGGCGGGGAGAGGTCTTTGGATGTCCAGCCCTATGGCCTGGTGAAGACCCCCCCCCCATTCCTACGGCCATACTTCTTAGGTCAGCCCTGCCACCCCAAATCCCAAGGCCAGGAAGTTGGCACCTGAGGTCCACCCCAGTGTGGTCCAGGCACTTTCTGGGTGTTTCCTGGGTggtcaggcagatgagcggaGCCCAGGGAGGGAGATGCAGTGAGCCCTGCATCTTCCCGTAGATGTTAGCCGGGCCCAAAGGCCTCTCCAAGTTTGGAAACTTTCTCCCTGCCCAGCTTCCTCCAGGCAGGCCTGGGCATCAGGGGCACTGCTTGTGCCTGGGGACCTGGGGGAAGGCGGGCCACCAGTCTCCCCGTGTCCTACCCCctggagatcccctgaagagccCAGACCTAGAACACCTTCCCAGCAacagatgggtaaactgaggctgAGTCCAGGCTGCCCAGAGAGCCCCCTCCCCACGGGGCAGAAGTCAGGATGAGGATGTCTGGGGGCTTGAGTAAGTtggtgggcaggggctgggccCATGCAGAGCCGGCGCCTGGTTCCACCGTTTCCATGGCAACCAGCTGTCAGACACAGTGAGGCTCCACAGACGCATCCCCTCTCACCCTGTCTCCCTGGAGGGAGGGGGCCTTTGGGCAGCGTTCTGGGAAGAAGCCAAGTGTGGTGAGGGGCTGTCAGGCCCCCTCGTCAGGAGCTCACTCCCGTCCTAGGGTCTtgcccagcctcccccatccccggggCGCAGTGGTCCCAGGCACGTAAGGGAGGAATATTGGCCGAGGCATTGTCACACCAGAGCTCAGATCCTCCTGGGGGGCTCAGTTTCCATTTCTGAGAAGTGGGAGCAATCCCGAGAGAGGTTTGAGGATGGGGGCACCAGGTAGGAAATTGGCTTGGGGACACAGGCCACAGACGGGACAGGCGAGGCAGGCCTGGCTGGGGGCCCTCGGTCGAGTGTCCTCGCCTGCCCCCAGGCCCATGCTCACCTACCGCGTGGACGCCGACAAAGGCTTCAACTTTTCGGTGGGCGACGACGCCTTCGTGTGCCAGAAGAAGAACCACTTCCAGGTGACGGCGTACATCGGCATGCTGGGCGAGCCCAAGTACGTCAAGACGCCCGAAGGCCTCAAGCCCCTGGACTGCTTCTACCTGAAGCTGCACGGAGTGAAGGCAGGTCTGGGGCTTGGCAGTGAGGGTGGGCAGGAGGCCGGGGGAGCCGAACGAGCCCGGGGCCAGGTGAGTGTGTCCTGAGGAGACTCCTGGGGGCTGAGttcagcccccctccccacctgaaCCCCCGTGCCCGCCCCTTAGGGGTCATGCCCCCAGCCCTCTGCTCAGTTCTGCTTCCCGTTTCCTTCTCTACCCTGTGACCCCAAGTCTGTGCGCCCAGCCAGGACCCCGTTCCTGACCCTGCTGTCAGCTGCCTCACTACAGCACCCCAAAATGAGTTCCCTGCAAACTCACCCTCCCCAGGCTCTCCTCTCCGGGAATGGGGCTCTGGGGCCCTGGTTGCCCAAGCCATGAATCTGGGACCTGCTTGCCCACCTCTCACTGCGCACTAGGCCCCGCTCTCTCTCCTGGAACTTTCCACAACCtggtcccctcctctcctccccgaACCTCTGCCCagaccaggctggccccctccttATCTGACCACCCACAGCCGGACTCCTGTTTGACTTGAGACACAGGTGGGCCCGACATTCCCCATTCAAGGCCCTCAGGACCCCGTCTCCCCCATCCACCCCAGCAAGGCCCTGACTGCTAGGCTGAGCTGGCAGAGGCTTTTGGGACCCCCATCCTCACCCCGGCCCTGGTTTGCTGTGCCCGGTCACAGCCCCTGCCTCCCCCCAGGCAGCTCCTTCTCTGGGACGCCCTCTGAACCCCActgcctgcctcctcccctgGCTGACCACTCCTTGACCTTCACCGTTCACTCTGCTGCCTCCTCGGGGACACCTGCCCTGAGGCCCATTTTGACTTGAGgcccctccctgtccagcacctcCACGGTGGTGGTGGTTGATTTTGAGCCCGCGAGTTCCCTGATGGCCTGGCCGCGTGTGTCTCCTTCCGTGTCATGAGTAGGGCCTGGCATTGCCGTGGCTCAGCCGGTGCTCTGGAGGGCTTGAGAGGCCTGGGAGTGGGATGGGTTCTGGGGAGTGTGGTTTTGGGTGTGACTGGGTGTttgtgaatgggcttcccaggtcactcAGCAGTGAAAAATCAGCagggcaggagccacaggagacacgggttcgatccctgggtcgggaagatcccctggagaagggaatggctacccacttgcctggagaagcccgtggacagagtagcctgctggactacagtctttgggatcgcagagagtcacaTAGggcggaagcgacttagcatgcatgcatgggtgTTTGTGGACGCTGATTTGGGATGTGTTACTTGGAGATGGGTGGAGTGCGTGGGTGTGAATTGGTGGCCAGTGAagttgcctgtgtgtgtgtgtgctcacgtGTGTGCACATAGGTGGGAGAGTGGTGTGGGTGTGGGCTCATGGGAGGTGCGGCAGTGTAGGAGAAGGCACAGGAGTCTGTGGGCAGAGGGAAGggtggcctcagtttcctcaggagCTCCCGCTGCGCTGGGCCTGGGCTGAGAGGCTGAGGAGGGCAGGACCAGGTGGGGAGACCTTGGGCCCTGAAGTGCCCTTGGCCTCTGCTCCTCCCCCAGTTGGAGGCCCTGAACCAGTCCATCAACATCGAGCAGTCGCAGTCGGACCGAAGCAAGCGGCCCTTCAACCCCGTCTCGTGAGTGTCTGAGCCGTGGCGGGGGAGGTCCCCAGGAGGGCTCCCCTGGCAGGAGCCAAGGAGGGCCAAAGGCACCCACAACATGCCCCTCCCACACATTCCTGACCCCGGGGCCCCTCCATGGCCTGGCTCTCCGCAGCCCCTCTTCCCTGGCCCCTGAGTACCCTGCCCCTCCTCTGCAGGGTCAATCTGCCCCCCGAACAGGTCACGAAAGTGACTGTGGGGAGGCTGCACTTCAGCGAGACCACTGCCAACAACATGCGCAAGAAGGGCAAGCCCAACCCCGACCAGAGGTGAGCGGGCTGCGTCCCTGCCCCGGAGCCCCTCCATTTCTGAACACCAGGGGCTGGAGGGTGTCTCCCcgactccacccccacccccgcccgcgCCCGCCCGTAGCATGCCAGGAACGGAGTCCCAGAGATTGACCCACTTCCCAAATGAGGGACCTGGGTTTCAGAGCCTTTCACCACTTACCGATAGGAGAGCGGAAGCTGGCTTCCTATCTGCTTCCGCCCCCTAGTGGACACTCAGGTTCCTTCTCTGcagtgcgtgcttagtcgcttcagtcgtgtctgactctgtgcgaccccgtggactgtagccctcacctcccaccccaggctcctctgtccatggggattctccaggcaagaatactggagtgggttgccattccctcctccagggggtcttcccgacccagaggtcgaacccacatctctctgtctcctgcaggggcaggcgggttctttaccactaaagccacctgggaagcccctcctctgTCGGGTGGGGTGGTCATGCTCTCCTCCCGGGTGCCGGGAGCCTGGGAGAGATGACCAAGTGCACTGTACATCTGACCCAGGAAGgctggtggaggtgggaggggaatgGGGCGGGACCCTGGGCGCCTCTGAGACCCTCTTGTGTCCAGGTACTTCATGCTGGTGGTGGCCCTCCAGGCCCACGCACAAAATCAGAACTACACACTGGCCGCCCAGATCTCAGAGCGCATCATCGTCCGGGTGAGGGCCACCTCCCCCCAAAGGGCTGAGAGTCCTCCCTAGACCTGGGAGAAACAGCACCCAGGAGAAAAACAGGGTCTTCAGGGGTCAGGAGCTGGAGTGCTGAtcctgtgtggccctgggcaagGTTCCCACCTTCTCAGGGCCAGTATCTCCTTCACAATTAAGTGTGGAGGTGGCCAGGACCCGGTTGGTGGCTTTTCTGAAAGTTGCAGCCATGGGAGGACAGTTTAAATTGGGCATGGGGGTGTGAGGAGCTCCGGCTGGAGCTGGAGGGGTGGCTGTGGGGTTTCCCCCTTTCCCAGGGCGCTGTGCGTCCCCCAACCCCCAGGACTGATCCAGCCCCAACTCCTGCCAGGCCTCCAATCCAGGCCAGTTTGAGAGTGATAGCGAGGTGCTGTGGCAGCGGGCGCAGGTGCCGGACACGGTCTTCCACCATGGCCGTGTAGGCATCAACACGGACCGGCCCGATGAGGCGCTGGTGGTGCACGGCAACGTCAAGGTCATGGGCTCGCTCATGCACCCCTCGGACCTGCGGGCGAAGGAGCACGtgcaggaggtgggggcaggaCCGGGGGCGGGGACTCCCTAAGCGGGGAGGAGCCGATGGCTGGGGCGGGGCTATCTTGTGGGCGGGGCTCCAGGGAAAGGCCTTGGAGGAGGTTGGCCCTGGGTCTCTGGATCCCCCACACTGGTGGTAGCAGGGTCTACCCCCTCCACACTCCTGCCACCGGATGGGCCCAGGAGGGGAGAGGTTCAGTTGGGCCCTGGCTCCCGCGCAGGTGGACACCACCGAGCAGCTGAAGAGGATCTCGCGCATGCGGCTGGTGCACTACAGGTACAAGCCGGAGTTTGCCGCCACTGCCGGCATCGAAGCCGCTGCGCCAGAAACGGGTAAAGATCTAGGGGCTGGGGTCTGGCATCTGGTAACCCCGCCCCTGTCCCTGTCCTCTGGGAACTCTGCTTCCAAGAACCCCTTTCCTCGACTCATGGAACCCCGCCCCTGGGAATCCCGGCCCTCTGGGAGACCTTTCCCCTCGCCCTGAGCCCCTGCACTTTGACACTGGACGTCTGGCACTTGTGGTGCCGGGATCCCCGCTCCTCTTCCCTGCATGAATCTTGCCTTTATTCTCCTGGATCTCTGTCCCCTTTCCCTTGTGGTCCTTACTTCTGAGAATCTGCCCCTACCCGCACCTACCCCTCGGAACCCCACACCTTGGTCCCTGGAACTGCCACCCTGCTCCAGGGCTCCCTGGATCTCAGATCTCTAGCTCCCAGAATTTCACCCTCACCAGTCCCAGCCCCTGCCTACATTATGGTGCTGTGGGCACACCTTCCTCCAACACACACTTGGCTTGTCCCTCCCCAGGTGTCATCGCTCAGGAGGTGAAGGAGATCCTGCCCGAGGCCGTGAAGGACACGGGAGACGTGGTCTTTGCCAATGGGAAAACCATAGAGAACTTCCTGGTGGTGAACAAGGTCTCTGGGTGGGGGAACTGGAAGGAGCCCAAGAGGCAGAAGGGTGGACCAGCTGGAGGGCATTCAGCACCACCCCCATAGAGACAGGGCACTGAAGTGCAGAGAGTCGGAGCGTCCCCTCACTCCAGTCTTCCCTCATGCTGCTTCTAgaacccactccccaccccacaggGAGAGGTGGAGGTGGGAGATGAGGACTTGGCCAGTCTGTGGCTGTGTGATCAAGGGCAAGAGGAACCTCACGAGAGTCATCTTCCTCTCCTGCAAAAGGAAGGAAACGATCGTTACAGCTGAGAACGTCTcatgttgttttgttgttcagtggctcagtcatgtccgactctttgtgacccatggactgcagcacttcaggcttccctgtccttcgccatctcccagaatttgctcaaattcatgtccattgagtcggtgatgcaatccagccatctcatcctctgtcataggGTTATGGCAAAGTTTAAACACGTGGTTTGTTGAGGATGATGTTTGTAACTTTCCTGGCATGACGCTGGGTGCCAGTGAGCATGTCCTAGGTCTTGGCCTCTGCTGAAGTCTTAGACACTGCGTCCATCAAAGGGGGAGATGGAGGCGAGAGGCTCTGAGGACCACGGGTTCTGAACACGGGTGGGGAAAGGTGCAGAGGTGGGATGGTGTTCAGAGGCAGGAACAGGGAGCAGGGAACAGGGAACAGGGGGAGCTGAGGCTGGACGAGAGGTGAGGCTGGCCTGGGTGGGGCTTCGAGGGCTCCCTCCTGCTCCCCATGGGCCCATGGCCTGGGGCCCCCAGGGGCTGACTGTGCCCTCGACACTGGCCATCGCCTGCGGCAGGAGCGCATCTTCATGGAGAACGTGGGTGCCGTGAAGGAGCTGTGCAAGCTGACGGACAACCTGGAGACGCGCATCGATGAGCTGGAGCGCTGGAGCCACAAGCTGGCCAAGCTGCGGCGTCTCGACAGCCTCAAGTCCACCGGCAGCTCGGGCGCCTTCAGGTGGGGGCGCAGGCCGGGGGAGGGCCTGACCCCCTTCCCAGGGGCACCTCTGACCTGGTCCTCTTGCTGCAGCCATGCAGGGAGCCAGTTCAGCCGGGCAGGCAGCGTCCCCCACAAGAAGAGGCCCCCCAAGGTGGCCAGCAAGGTGAGGGTGGGCAGGATGGGGGGCAGGCTGGACTGGGGCCTCCCCATCCTCATGGAGCCTTTCCAGCTGGTGCCTCTCCCAGCTCACTGATTAGAAGCACTtcctcatccctcccctccccaccttctaGCTCCCCCAGCTCCCGGTTCCTCTTCCCGCCCCCTCTGCCTGCTAGGGGGATGAGTAGCCTTTGTCCCCCACCTCCAGCAGAGCCCACGGTGGGCAAGACCACGGGCTCCCTAAGTCTGGGCCtttgtcccctttcctcctggtCCTCAGTCATCATCTGTGGTCCCAGACCAGGCCTGCATCAGCCAGCGCTTCCTGCAGGGAACCATCGTGGCCCTGGTGGTGGTCATGGCCTTCAGGTGACTGGTCCTCCAGACTCTGGGGGTGGCTGGCTTGGGGCATCGGGCTGCCTGCAGGCCTGGGCCTGGGGGAGCAGGAGGCCGTGGCCTGGGAGATGAAGTGGCTGAGCTCTCGGGGAAGGAGCGGGGGGCTGCCTcatcctgtctcctcctccccccgAGACTGGGGAGACCCACATACAGCCATCCCTTTGGGAGCCTGTCCCCTGGGACCAAAAACCACAGGCCCCCATGCTGGGGAGAGGGCACTGGTCCATGGCTCTGGCTCTAACAACAGCCCTTTCCTGCGGCCCCCAGCGTGGTGTCCATGTCCACATTGTACGTGCTGAGCCTGCGCACCGAGGAGGATCTGGTGGAAAGTGATGGGTATGTCCCTGGAGGCCTGGCTGCCAGCTGTCACCAGGCCAGGTGGGGCTTGGGTGGGCGGCTAGAGTCAGAGGAGCCCTGGAAAATGTCTCCTGTAAAGGGGGCTCCACCTCAAAATCTGACCCCACCGGGGGTTTGTGGGGGGGTGCAGTGGGGGGTCAGAAGGTCCCCTGGTTTGGCAGGGGAAGCAGCTGCTTCGCTGTCCTGCTGAAGCTGGTATTGCTTCTCCAGGTAGCTGGGTCTCCACGGGGCCCAGGTcagagcagggggtgggggaaggagggccAGGGTGGGGCCTTGGGCTCTTCTGCCCACTGTTACCCTCAGCCCTTGGGCCATCTCTGAtcatgtcttctctctctctcctccctgtgCCTGCGCCCCCGTTTCCTCTCTGCCGCCCTTAGCTCTTTTGCCGTGTCTACTTCCTGTCTTCTGGCCCTGCTCCGGCCCCAGCACCCTGGGGGGAGCGAGGCCATGTGCCCATGGTACGTGTCTGGACCAAGCCCTCTCCCTGCTGCCTCCTTTctgccttccctgtccatctcctcGCGTCTCTCCCACTTCTCTGCGACTCCCAGCCCAGGCTCGCCCAGCCCCTCTGAGCTCAGCCCACCCTTCCCCAGCAGGTCCAGCCAGAGCTTTGGGACCACTCAGCTCCGACAGTCCCCCGTGACCACTGGGGTGCTGGGCCCGCAGCCCTCTCTGCTGCTGGGTGCGTGCCGGGGGTGGGTTTGGAGTGGGTAGGACGGGGAGCAGTGCGTGTATCCTGGGTGGGGAGCTGTGCTGACCCGTCCGGCTCACACagcctctggtttcctcaggtaCCACTGGCCCGACCCGCTCAGCCCCAGCTCCGGCACTCCGCACCTTGGACCTGTGCTCTACCCACCCCTGCCCCGTCATTTGCTGCTCCtcgcccagccccaccccctccaccgaCCCTAGTCTGGGCCCCAGCTTTAATCCCGGTCGTGGTCTCAGCC
The genomic region above belongs to Bos taurus isolate L1 Dominette 01449 registration number 42190680 breed Hereford chromosome 29, ARS-UCD2.0, whole genome shotgun sequence and contains:
- the MYRF gene encoding myelin regulatory factor isoform X3, yielding MEVVDETEALQRFFEGHDINGALEPSNIDTSILEEYISKEDASDLCFPDISAPASAASYPHGQPAIPGSSGVHHLSPPGGGPSPGRHGALPPPSYSAPLNCNNNNGVGVAPKPFLGGSGPPIKAEPKAPYAPGTLPDSPPDSGSEAYSPQQVNDPHLLRTITPETLCHVGVPSRLEHPPPPPAHLPGPPPPPPPPPHYPVLQRDLYMKAEPPMPPYAAMGQGLVPTDLHHGQQSQMLHQLLQQHGAELPPHPSKKRKHSESPPNTLNAQMLNGMIKQEPGTVTALPPHPARAPSPPWPPQGPLSPGPNSLPLSIARVQTPPWHPPGAPSPGLLQDSDSLSGSYLDPNYQSIKWQPHQQNKWATLYDANYKELPMLTYRVDADKGFNFSVGDDAFVCQKKNHFQVTAYIGMLGEPKYVKTPEGLKPLDCFYLKLHGVKLEALNQSINIEQSQSDRSKRPFNPVSVNLPPEQVTKVTVGRLHFSETTANNMRKKGKPNPDQRYFMLVVALQAHAQNQNYTLAAQISERIIVRASNPGQFESDSEVLWQRAQVPDTVFHHGRVGINTDRPDEALVVHGNVKVMGSLMHPSDLRAKEHVQEVDTTEQLKRISRMRLVHYRYKPEFAATAGIEAAAPETGVIAQEVKEILPEAVKDTGDVVFANGKTIENFLVVNKERIFMENVGAVKELCKLTDNLETRIDELERWSHKLAKLRRLDSLKSTGSSGAFSHAGSQFSRAGSVPHKKRPPKVASKSSSVVPDQACISQRFLQGTIVALVVVMAFSVVSMSTLYVLSLRTEEDLVESDGSFAVSTSCLLALLRPQHPGGSEAMCPCRSSQSFGTTQLRQSPVTTGVLGPQPSLLLGTTGPTRSAPAPALRTLDLCSTHPCPVICCSSPSPTPSTDPSLGPSFNPGRGLSPSPSPTTNRSGPSQMALLPVTNIRAKSWGLSANGIGYFKHPKSSNPVASPVVPFPGGQGKAKNGPSLGLHGRGRRAVPEPGLSPAQPTQAWGQPDPVPSLTSIQVLENSMPITSQYCTSEDACRPGNVTYHIPVSSSTPLHLRLTLQMNSSSPVSVVLCSLMSKEEPCEEGGFLQSLHAHQDTQGTSHQWPVTILSFRRFTYHFRVALLGQANCSAEAPVQPATDYYFHFYRLCD
- the MYRF gene encoding myelin regulatory factor isoform X4, whose product is MEVVDETEALQRFFEGHDINGALEPSNIDTSILEEYISKEDASDLCFPDISAPASAASYPHGQPAIPGSSGVHHLSPPGGGPSPGRHGALPPPSYSAPLNCNNNNGVGVAPKPFLGGSGPPIKAEPKAPYAPGTLPDSPPDSGSEAYSPQQVNDPHLLRTITPETLCHVGVPSRLEHPPPPPAHLPGPPPPPPPPPHYPVLQRDLYMKAEPPMPPYAAMGQGLVPTDLHHGQQSQMLHQLLQQHGAELPPHPSKKRKHSESPPNTLNAQMLNGMIKQEPGTVTALPPHPARAPSPPWPPQGPLSPGPNSLPLSIARVQTPPWHPPGAPSPGLLQDSDSLSGSYLDPNYQSIKWQPHQQNKWATLYDANYKELPMLTYRVDADKGFNFSVGDDAFVCQKKNHFQVTAYIGMLGEPKYVKTPEGLKPLDCFYLKLHGVKLEALNQSINIEQSQSDRSKRPFNPVSVNLPPEQVTKVTVGRLHFSETTANNMRKKGKPNPDQRYFMLVVALQAHAQNQNYTLAAQISERIIVRASNPGQFESDSEVLWQRAQVPDTVFHHGRVGINTDRPDEALVVHGNVKVMGSLMHPSDLRAKEHVQEVDTTEQLKRISRMRLVHYRYKPEFAATAGIEAAAPETGVIAQEVKEILPEAVKDTGDVVFANGKTIENFLVVNKERIFMENVGAVKELCKLTDNLETRIDELERWSHKLAKLRRLDSLKSTGSSGAFSHAGSQFSRAGSVPHKKRPPKVASKSSSVVPDQACISQRFLQGTIVALVVVMAFSVVSMSTLYVLSLRTEEDLVESDGSFAVSTSCLLALLRPQHPGGSEAMCPWSSQSFGTTQLRQSPVTTGVLGPQPSLLLGTTGPTRSAPAPALRTLDLCSTHPCPVICCSSPSPTPSTDPSLGPSFNPGRGLSPSPSPTTNRSGPSQMALLPVTNIRAKSWGLSANGIGYFKHPKSSNPVASPVVPFPGGQGKAKNGPSLGLHGRGRRAVPEPGLSPAQPTQAWGQPDPVPSLTSIQVLENSMPITSQYCTSEDACRPGNVTYHIPVSSSTPLHLRLTLQMNSSSPVSVVLCSLMSKEEPCEEGGFLQSLHAHQDTQGTSHQWPVTILSFRRFTYHFRVALLGQANCSAEAPVQPATDYYFHFYRLCD
- the MYRF gene encoding myelin regulatory factor isoform X2, with product MEVVDETEALQRFFEGHDINGALEPSNIDTSILEEYISKEDASDLCFPDISAPASAASYPHGQPAIPGSSGVHHLSPPGGGPSPGRHGALPPPSYSAPLNCNNNNGVGVAPKPFLGGSGPPIKAEPKAPYAPGTLPDSPPDSGSEAYSPQQVNDPHLLRTITPETLCHVGVPSRLEHPPPPPAHLPGPPPPPPPPPHYPVLQRDLYMKAEPPMPPYAAMGQGLVPTDLHHGQQSQMLHQLLQQHGAELPPHPSKKRKHSESPPNTLNAQMLNGMIKQEPGTVTALPPHPARAPSPPWPPQGPLSPGPNSLPLSIARVQTPPWHPPGAPSPGLLQDSDSLSGSYLDPNYQSIKWQPHQQNKWATLYDANYKELPMLTYRVDADKGFNFSVGDDAFVCQKKNHFQVTAYIGMLGEPKYVKTPEGLKPLDCFYLKLHGVKLEALNQSINIEQSQSDRSKRPFNPVSVNLPPEQVTKVTVGRLHFSETTANNMRKKGKPNPDQRYFMLVVALQAHAQNQNYTLAAQISERIIVRASNPGQFESDSEVLWQRAQVPDTVFHHGRVGINTDRPDEALVVHGNVKVMGSLMHPSDLRAKEHVQEVDTTEQLKRISRMRLVHYRYKPEFAATAGIEAAAPETGVIAQEVKEILPEAVKDTGDVVFANGKTIENFLVVNKERIFMENVGAVKELCKLTDNLETRIDELERWSHKLAKLRRLDSLKSTGSSGAFSHAGSQFSRAGSVPHKKRPPKVASKSSSVVPDQACISQRFLQGTIVALVVVMAFSVVSMSTLYVLSLRTEEDLVESDGSFAVSTSCLLALLRPQHPGGSEAMCPWSSQSFGTTQLRQSPVTTGVLGPQPSLLLGTTGPTRSAPAPALRTLDLCSTHPCPVICCSSPSPTPSTDPSLGPSFNPGRGLSPSPSPTTNRSGPSQMALLPVTNIRAKSWGLSANGIGYFKHPKSSNPVASPVVPFPGGQGKAKNGPSLGLHGRGRRAVPEPGLSPAQPTQAWGQPASLLADPVPSLTSIQVLENSMPITSQYCTSEDACRPGNVTYHIPVSSSTPLHLRLTLQMNSSSPVSVVLCSLMSKEEPCEEGGFLQSLHAHQDTQGTSHQWPVTILSFRRFTYHFRVALLGQANCSAEAPVQPATDYYFHFYRLCD